One window of the Hoplias malabaricus isolate fHopMal1 chromosome Y, fHopMal1.hap1, whole genome shotgun sequence genome contains the following:
- the LOC136678773 gene encoding uracil-DNA glycosylase-like isoform X1, translated as MSVVFSRIRPFLGSSCVFRRERFWSSTKYTKVSSQAKNKRLKAEGDALETAACPLSPEQLQKIAQNKRAALERLSANSCPQGVGESWRRALSAEFTKPYFKQLMNFVAEERQKHTVYPPPLQVFTWTQMCEIKDVKVVVLGQDPYHGPNQAHGLCFSVQKPVPPPPSLVNMYKELEADIEGFQHPGHGDLTGWAKQGVLLLNAVLTVRAHQANSHKDKGWEMLTDAVVHWLSLNQEGLVFMLWGAYAQKKGASIDRKRHHVLQTVHPSPLSAHRGFFGCKHFSKTNELLKKAGKKPIDWTAL; from the exons ATGTCTGTGGTGTTTTCACGTATTCGGCCGTTTCTCGGGTCTTCGTGTGTTTTCCGTCGTGAACGTTTCTGGAGCTCCACTAAATACACGAAGGTGTCCTCACAGGCGAAGAACAAGAGGCTGAAGGCGGAGGGCGATGCTCTAGAAACCGCAGCATGTCCCCTGAGCCCGGAGCAGCTCCAGAAGATCGCCCAGAACAAGAGAGCGGCGTTAGAGAGACTCTCCGCCAACAGCTGCCCACAGGGAGTCGGGGAGAGCTGGAGAAGAGCCCTGAGCGCCGAGTTCACCAAACCGTACTTTAAACAG TTGATGAACTTTGTTGCTGAGgagaggcagaaacacaccgTCTATCCACCCCCTCTCCAAGTGTTCACCTGGACCCAGATGTGTGAGATTAAAGAT GTGAAGGTTGTTGTTCTAGGACAAGACCCTTATCATGGACCAAACCAGGCTCATGGGCTGTGCTTCAGTGTACAGAAGCcagttcctcctcctccaag TTTGGTAAATATGTATAAAGAACTGGAGGCAGACATTGAAGGCTTTCAGCATCCTGGACATGGCGATCTAACTGGATGGGCAAAACAAG GTGTTCTGTTGCTGAATGCAGTGTTAACCGTCCGGGCGCATCAGGCCAACTCTCACAAAGACAAAGGATGGGAGATGTTGACAGATGCTGTGGTGCACTGGCTCAGTTTGAACCAGGAGGGTCTAGTCTTCATGCTGTGGGGTGCCTatgctcagaaaaagggggcTAGTATTGATAGA AAGCGACACCATGTACTCCAGACCGTTCACCCTTCTCCACTTTCCGCACACAGAGGCTTCTTTGGGTGTAAGCATTTCTCAAAAACCAATGAGCTACTGAAGAAAGCAGGGAAGAAGCCAATAGACTGGACAGCACTGTGA